Below is a window of Cytobacillus firmus DNA.
TTGCCAGCAGCTGCTCAATGATCTTCATTGCTTCGGAGCCATCAGCCAGATCCAGTCCCTCATTGTTAAATAAAGTTACATATTCCAGCCTTTCAAGCTCAAGAAGAACTCCAATATCACTTATTTGATTATCGTTTGCCATAAGCATGGATAAGTTTTTCAAGTTCTTCAGCGGTGAGATATCGCTGAGATTGTTTCCAGCAACTGCAAGGCCCTCTAATTGGGTCAGATCTGCCGCCCACTTAAGGTTTTGCATATCTGTATAAGAAGCATCCAAAAATAACAGCTTCATTTTGGACAGTGCTGAAAAGTCGGAAACCGGATTGCTTTCAATGGTCAGCATCATCAGGTTTGACAGTCCTTCAAGACCCTTCAGAGATGTTATGTTATTGCTGCTCAGTTCCAATATTTCAAGGTTTTTTAGCCCGGACAGGTCCGGAATGGTTCCGATGCCGTTATTCGAGAGTGTCAAATACATTAAACCGGATAGGTTATTTAAGCTGGAAAAGTCTTTAATCCCTGTATTAGAAAGAAACAATGCAAACAGATTAGATAATCCTTTAAGCGGTTTAAGGTCTGTAATCGGATTTCCATCCAAATCCAGACTCATTAAATGTGTTAACCCGCCTAATGGGGATAGGTCTTTGATGTTATTATCCCAAAGAGACAGGTCCTCCAGGTTGACCGCTTTTTCCAAGCCGGATAGGTCTGTGATTCCAGCTGATGATAAGTCAATCGATACCAGCGAGAGCATGTCACTTTCCTGAATATCCCGATCGAGTCCAAGCCTTTCCTTCAATGCCTTTTCCATTTTCTTATCCGGAAAATGAATAATTTCTCCAGTTGGCAGTGAAGCTGTACTTACCGTTAACGCTGCCTTTCCGATTAATTTTCCTTCCTGATAAGCTTTTACTTTAAAGCTATATTCTGTCTCCGGCTTCAGGCCAGTGAAAATCTCTGAATTTGTTTCACTTGAGATTTCTTTTTCAACCCCATCAACAGAAAGCACGTATTGATCCGGGTAGGAGTAATCATCCTCTTCCTCTGTCCAATAGTCCCAGGAGATTCCGATTTTTGATTCATTCACAAAATCAGTATAGATCTCCATATTCACATTCTCGTCAAAGTCGTAGTTTACTTCTACACCTTTTGATTGAAGATATTCAAGTGCCTCTATAGATGGCGCATGGTCCTCAATCTGAAGATTTCCATAAAGATAAACCGTTTGAAGGCTTGGAAGTTCTTTTAAGAAAATGAAATCTTCAAATTCTGTGTAGGATACATCCAGATTGGCTAAGTTCTTCAGATTCACAATAGCGGAAGAATCTGAAAAAGGGTTATCGCCAATATCCAGGATGACAAGCTTTGTTAGATTCTTAAGAGGAGTTAAATCCTCTACTCTGTTATCATAAATAACCAGATGGTCCAAATTCATGGCATGCTCCAAACCATCAAGTGTTTCAATTTCCATGCCCGGAGCAAAGAGAGCCGTTAATCTTTCCATGTCACTCGTGTAAAGTTCTCGATCAAGGCCAAGCTCTTCCTTGATGGCTGCTTCGAGATTAGGATCTGTTATTGAAACCTTTTCTCCTAGTGGCGCCGCTAAAGTATTAAAGGTATATTCTTTTTCTGCCAATACACTTCCAGTGCTTAAGGCGCTTACTTTAATATTGTAGGAGGTTGATGGCTTCAGGCCTGTTAAATGGTATTCATATATGTCACCATTCAGTGTGGCATTGATTTCTCCGTTAACAGTTAAAGTATATTTGTCGATCTTGCCTTTCCCATACATACCCCACGAAACTTGGGCAGAGGACTCGGTAATCCGATAAACATCTAAAAGAAACGATTTACTGTCATCTAACATTTCAATGTGAATGCCTCTATGAGATAAATCCCTTAGCACTTCTGATTGACTTAGGTCCATCTCCAGATTCCCGATTTGAACTTTTTCCAGAAGGGGAAGCATTAAAAGACTATTAATATTCTCTAAAGGCAATGAATTTAGTTTTAATTCAGTAAGATTTGTTACGTTCCCAAGGACGCTGATATCTGATATCGATACATCTTCAATGATTAGATGCTTTAAATTAACCGCAAGCTCTAATCCTTTCAAACTATTAATATCTCCAAATCGGTCATTTACATTCAGGAAAGTTAACTTTTCCAGGTCTTCTTTTACAACAGCGCCTTCCGGTTTAGGCAGCTGCTCGCGGATGATTTTCTCAAGATTAGGGTTATCCAGGATAACCTCTTCAGCATCAGGATTAGCTGGTTCTTCGGCTGGAACGGAATCCTGTTCAGACGCCGGCTGTTCCTGGCTGCCTTCTGAAGGCTCGGCAGTTTCAGCGCTTTTTTCTGCGGCCTGTTGCACAGGTTCCTTACTTTCTTCTTGTGAGGATTGGTTATCCTCTATGTATACCGATACCGTTTTTGCAGTACTTGTTAACTCCACATCACCCTGTTGGCCCTTAATAGAGTAAACATATACCTGCTCTTCTGCGGCAGCCTGGTCCATATACTCGTATGTTTTAACGACATCTTCCCCCAGGATTTCATTGGATAGCAAAGTTGGCTCGACATCCAGGACTTCATCGTTTTTAATGATCTTATAGGTTTCCGGGCCTTGATCCTGGACAGATAATATGGTTTTCCAGGTTAACGTTACCTTTCCATCCTCCACCACAGGGTCCGCCAAATCAATCATGGCAGCTGCAGTTGTCAGTCCTTGTGTCTGTGAAATTGGACTAATAAGGGAGAAAATAATAGCCATAATCATTGCAATGTTTAACCAGCTTTTTCTTTTCTTCATTCGCTTGCTCCTTCTTGGATATTAATAGTTAATATTTACTATAATTTACTAGAATTATACAATTAAGATAATTATAATGGTTAATAAATAAAAGTAAATCTTTATTTTTAGCCGTTTTTCGACAATAAAGGGGGAAGGCATGAAAGCGCTCATTTATTTGCTTCTATTGCTTGGAGCAGCCATTACGGCTTATTCTTTGTTTGAGATAAGAGATTCCCAGATTCAGGTTGAGGAAAGAAAAGAGGCCGCCGTTAAAATGCTGAATGAAGATACAGAAAAGAAGCTTTCGTTTGAACAAAATGAAACGATCGGACTTCTTTCAGTTTCTAAAATTAATAAGGATATCCCCATCATCGAAGGTACAGATAATGATCAGCTTGAGGCTGGGGTGGGGCATTATACCGGGACGGCATTTCCCGGCCAGAAAGACCAAATTGTGCTTTCAGGTCACAGGGACACAGTCTTTCGGAAATTTGACCAACTTAAGGTTGGGGACATCTTTACCGTGAAATTGTCGTATGGGGACTTTTCTTATGAAATTTATGATACGAAGATTATTGATGCGGACGATCTTAGTATTATTAAAAGCACGTCTCCAGAAGAGGTACTGACTGTCACTACCTGCTACCCTTTTAACTTTATTGGGGATGCTCCAGAGCGGTTTATCTTTTATGCCAAGCCAATAAATTAAATCATCTTCTGTTAATAGATGAAGAACAAGGAAAAGATGGAGGGAAACACAATCAAGAACCATCCATTTACATAACAAAATGAGGATGTGGAAGAGAAATAATCAGCTGCTTGCAATGATCGTTTAGGGGGATTAGGAGTGAAAGCTATACTGCTAAACTTATTCATTATTTTTGGTTCTATTACCTTAATAGAAGCACTGAAACACACTTTAAGATTAAAAAATACTAAAACTGTAAACTTTCTTTCCTATTTATTAATGGGAGTTTTATCATTTGTGGCAGGAAAGGTTTTATTACCTGATTCCTCTACCTTTTCTTCCACATTGGCTATTGCATTTTTTATAGTTGCTTTAATATCTCTGTTTTTAAAGGACAGCAGTTCGGAAAAGCATGATTTTCAGTGAACAGGTGTAAGAGTCTAATTCAAATAAACAAGACATTTATATAAAAATACTTCTACGCTAAAAAGAGACAGGAGCTTCCCTGTCTCTTTTCAAAGTTATTGTTGAATGAGTGACCAAATTTCATCTTCAACATCAAGGCTCACTGCACCTTTGCCGCCAATAATGGAGTACCACAGAACTTGTTCATCAACAAAGTGTTCTTTTGCAGCTGGGTGAAGTGTATTTGGTGTTGTTAACACTATAGGCTCAACATAAAGTCCTGCCAGAACAGAGCCCGTTAGTACGTCTGCAAAATTACTTCCTGTTGTCACAAATGCAGAGTCAATTCCAGCTGAGTAGAAATATTTTGATACATTCACTGATGTCTCATAGCGGTTTTTTCCGCTGACTCGAACAGGGCTAGGTAACTGTTTACGAACATTTTCTGAAACGGCACCTGTTCCGCCTATAACAAATGTATTGTTATATTTTTTTATTTGAGCTGCAGTTGCAGACGGAAGTGTATTGGACTGAGATAATAAGATTGGCATGCCAGTTATAGCAGCATATGGCCCAATCGATAAAGCATCCGGATAATTCTGTCCGGAAACCACAATAGCTGACTCTTGTATAGGTAATTTATTTGCAATTTTAACTGCCGTATCATATCTTGTGCTTCCAGAAATGCGTTCAACCGTTAATCCAAGTGTATTCTTGAGATAGGTCTCAATCCCCTGGGATACGACGCCGGTACCTCCAATAATCGTTACTTTCGATACACCCAGTTCACGAATGGCCTGAATAACCGATTCTGGAAGCGAATTTTTTTTAGTCAGTAAAATAGGGGCATCTAAATAGTAACCTAGTGGCGCAGCCGCTAAGGCATCCGGAAAGTCTGTACCAGTTGCCAGTAATATTTCATTAGCACCAGTGTATTGCCACCCTTCGTATGCCACATTTACAGCAGTTTCATAGCGATCCATACCAGAGATTCTGTATACATCTGGTTCAAATAGCATGGTGGTGAACGTATATTTTTCGCCTCTCGTTGTTTCATAGTTGTCGGTTAACTGTAAGTAATATGTGCCAGGTTCTAGAATAGCCTCAGCATAAAACCCGCCTTCCTCATCAAAGG
It encodes the following:
- a CDS encoding leucine-rich repeat domain-containing protein — its product is MKKRKSWLNIAMIMAIIFSLISPISQTQGLTTAAAMIDLADPVVEDGKVTLTWKTILSVQDQGPETYKIIKNDEVLDVEPTLLSNEILGEDVVKTYEYMDQAAAEEQVYVYSIKGQQGDVELTSTAKTVSVYIEDNQSSQEESKEPVQQAAEKSAETAEPSEGSQEQPASEQDSVPAEEPANPDAEEVILDNPNLEKIIREQLPKPEGAVVKEDLEKLTFLNVNDRFGDINSLKGLELAVNLKHLIIEDVSISDISVLGNVTNLTELKLNSLPLENINSLLMLPLLEKVQIGNLEMDLSQSEVLRDLSHRGIHIEMLDDSKSFLLDVYRITESSAQVSWGMYGKGKIDKYTLTVNGEINATLNGDIYEYHLTGLKPSTSYNIKVSALSTGSVLAEKEYTFNTLAAPLGEKVSITDPNLEAAIKEELGLDRELYTSDMERLTALFAPGMEIETLDGLEHAMNLDHLVIYDNRVEDLTPLKNLTKLVILDIGDNPFSDSSAIVNLKNLANLDVSYTEFEDFIFLKELPSLQTVYLYGNLQIEDHAPSIEALEYLQSKGVEVNYDFDENVNMEIYTDFVNESKIGISWDYWTEEEDDYSYPDQYVLSVDGVEKEISSETNSEIFTGLKPETEYSFKVKAYQEGKLIGKAALTVSTASLPTGEIIHFPDKKMEKALKERLGLDRDIQESDMLSLVSIDLSSAGITDLSGLEKAVNLEDLSLWDNNIKDLSPLGGLTHLMSLDLDGNPITDLKPLKGLSNLFALFLSNTGIKDFSSLNNLSGLMYLTLSNNGIGTIPDLSGLKNLEILELSSNNITSLKGLEGLSNLMMLTIESNPVSDFSALSKMKLLFLDASYTDMQNLKWAADLTQLEGLAVAGNNLSDISPLKNLKNLSMLMANDNQISDIGVLLELERLEYVTLFNNEGLDLADGSEAMKIIEQLLAKGVFVEYENIEEGMLYFDSINSTSSTIDVSWIYEGEEEIEEYQLYLNGELIGSADPSDPFYTFEGLEPGKEYEIMVEAWSGEEIIDYGFAFVWTLSEDLNFIDVSTTDSSIEASWEYTGDEELSGYNVYLDGEYLEFIDAETNDYTFEELMPRTSYTLALEAVNTEESVVSYTSTDVQTESDSAVKFVDVTAAENTIEAYWEYAGAEIDEYSLYLDGELAATLGPEESFHEFTGLEEATEYEISIEAILEGEVVASDSLLISTEEAGKDDGGTVPGKNPGKGGTPDKDKGKPGLPAKDQNVKDNKPAKQAVKNTKSGKKLPNTATNMYNMLALGLTLLFAGSMLMLWHSRRKKLV
- a CDS encoding class D sortase, coding for MKALIYLLLLLGAAITAYSLFEIRDSQIQVEERKEAAVKMLNEDTEKKLSFEQNETIGLLSVSKINKDIPIIEGTDNDQLEAGVGHYTGTAFPGQKDQIVLSGHRDTVFRKFDQLKVGDIFTVKLSYGDFSYEIYDTKIIDADDLSIIKSTSPEEVLTVTTCYPFNFIGDAPERFIFYAKPIN
- a CDS encoding cell wall-binding repeat-containing protein, with translation MKKGIVFLAAFVLLSSLFSIPASANNGFEEMKSKLQVEDEYPDINEQEPNDYFTEANSISLGDNVTGTMSPADRDMYKITIPKKGGFLLAGEVLEAFTSMTGQISVVIYKENADGTREDITEARSSFDEEGGFYAEAILEPGTYYLQLTDNYETTRGEKYTFTTMLFEPDVYRISGMDRYETAVNVAYEGWQYTGANEILLATGTDFPDALAAAPLGYYLDAPILLTKKNSLPESVIQAIRELGVSKVTIIGGTGVVSQGIETYLKNTLGLTVERISGSTRYDTAVKIANKLPIQESAIVVSGQNYPDALSIGPYAAITGMPILLSQSNTLPSATAAQIKKYNNTFVIGGTGAVSENVRKQLPSPVRVSGKNRYETSVNVSKYFYSAGIDSAFVTTGSNFADVLTGSVLAGLYVEPIVLTTPNTLHPAAKEHFVDEQVLWYSIIGGKGAVSLDVEDEIWSLIQQ